DNA from Lentibacillus amyloliquefaciens:
CTTTTTTCCCCTTTTACAAAACTGAGATGAGGCAACCCTGTGATAAAATTATGTGATTTTCCGATTAAATTGTGATCAACCAAGTAAGCCCAGAGTTGTCTTGACAATTGAAAACGCTCATTTATTCTGATTGCGGCATCCATATCAATGGTGCCGTCAGGTTGTTCGGTCGTATAATTCATTTCGCATAATGCGGCATGTCCTGTTCCTGAATTATTCCGTTCGTTCGAGCTTTCTTTCCCGGCTTTATCGAGCTTTTCAAAAATGGTAATCTTCCAATCTGGTTCTAGTTCTTTAAGCAATACTCCCAAGGTAGCACTCATAACCCCAGCACCAATTAAAACAACGTCTGAAGTGGCTGATTTTTCATTCATATAGATCCTCCTCATAATAATCTGGTGATTTAGTTCGTCATAGCGATCATTCAATTATTCCATTTATAATATTATCAGCAAAACTTTCTCCTTTGATCCTGGATTATAGACGGATGAAAAGAGAAACTTTAAGATAAGTTCACTTTTAAAACAGTTGAAGAACAGGTCATCCTACGACCGGGTTATTTAGAAAAGCTTTACGGTTTGTAAAGCCTGGATGAAAAATTTCAATCGATATACTCTGCTAATAAACGGTCAACATTTATCAGATGTTCACTCATTGCATTTTGAGCATCGCCAAAATTTCTGGATGTAATAGCTTCAAAAATACGTTGATGTTCTTCAAAGAGTGATGCTCTTTTTTCACTGGAATATAAAACCAGTCGACGTGTTTCCCGCATGGATTCAACTACAATATCGGACACACTTGACATCAAGTTTATCAGCATTTTGTTATGTGTTGCATTTACAATTGCGAAATGGAATTCAAGGTCGGCTTTTTCACCAAGTTCGCCCTTTCCCTTCGCATCATACATTTTCTGTAATGCTTCTTTCATTGGAATTAAATCTTCTTCCCGGTGATTAATTGCTGCTTGGCCAGCCGAACCAACTTCAAGAATTTTCCGTACCTCGGATAACTCTTTGATGTCTTCGCGCTTCAGCAGTAACGCAGTGGAGACAGGGAGTGAAAATTGTGAAGCATCAAACTCGGTAATATAGGTTCCTTCACCTTGGCGCGTTTCCACTAAACCGATGGCACGCAACCCGCTTAATGCTTCCCGAACAGCTGAACGGCTCACATTATAGCTTTTCGCTAGTTGTTCAACTGAAGCTAACTTATCGCCCGGAGAAAGCTCACCGGATTTTAACATGTTAATTAATGAATCTGAAATTTCTTCATATGTCTTTCTTATCTTAATTGGTTTGACTTCCAAGATATCCCCTCCATAGCTTAACTTCTAGTCTATCGTATAGGAGCGAAATAGGAAAGAGGAGAACTCTGTCGTTTGTTCAGCATATATCCGCTCATCAGGCTTTCATCCATTGGTGAACGGTCGGCGTATTAAAAGAATTGCATGATGATAAATCCACCAACACCAGCCAATATTCCATATATTAATGCTGGTAACAAGGTCTTCCTGATTATATCTCCTTCTTTACCAGACAAACCAACAACTGTCGACGCTGCAACCACATTATGCACACAAATCATATTCCCTGCAGCGCTGCCAATAACCTGTAATCCCAATATAATTTGGGTATTCATGCCAACTTCATTTGCAACATTATACTGAATTGGCGAAAACGTTAGTGTTGACACTGTTGCACTTCCGGTAATAAATGAACCAAGCTCCCCAAGGAATGGAGCAACAAATAACCATCTGGAACCAAACGTTGCTGCCAGTGACTCTGCAATGTATTGTGGCATACTAACTAGGTCATCCATATTCATTCCGGTGTTGGTAAACACCTGTACCAGTGCAAGTGTTGAAAACAAAGCCATGCCCGCGCTCTTGATTTGTCCAAGTGATTCTTTTGAAGCCTTTGCGAAATTCGAAAATGACTTACGCTGGATTAATATTGCGAATACAGCCGCAACAACTAAAACTGTACCAGGTGAGTACAACACTTCCCACCCGGAAGTAATCCCTTCAATTCCAAGAATATTGCTCCATGTCAAATCAACGTAGGTAAGGGTGAACTCTTTAATTGGGTCTATGATTCTAGTAATAAGCAGTAACCCTACCACTACCAGATATGGTGACCATGCTTTTATCAGTCCCATACTGGATTTCTCCTCTGATTCTTTGAAATCAGACTGAAGTGCTTCGTTCCATGTTATTTTTGGTAGAAAAAAACCTTTTCTTGCAGTTAAGGTAGCAACAGCCAATCCTGTTAACGCTGCCAAAATTGACACAAACTCCTGTCCGAAGAGTGCTGCATATAAAAGTGATGACCCAGTATAGGCTATACCAATGAGAAGTGCCCATGGAGCCATCGATAATGTACTGGACAATTCTTTTTTCTTACCAAAGAATAGCGTCAGAATAGCAACTAAAATGAGTGGTATAAATGTCCCGGCGAATAAATCAATTAGCGTAATTTTTAAACCAATCTCATTAAAAAATGCCAAATCTGCACCAGGAATATTACTCAAACCTATCTGAACCGGTGTACCGACCGCACCGAAAGATACGGGTGAACTATCAGCGATTAGAGCCAATGCTGCGGCAGCCATCGGATTAAAACCAAGCGCAACCATCAAAGGACCTGTTACAACAGCTGGTGTTCCAAACCCTGCTGCTCCCTCAATCAGAGCACCGAACAAAAAGGCAACAATAATAACTTGAACACGCATATCACTCGATATATTACGAAATCCCCGGTTGATCCGATCTACTGCACCGGTATGCCGGAGTGTATTTAGTAGAACAACAGCGCCAAATAGAATTAGTAGAATTGTCAACGCTTTATGTAACCCCTGAAGAATAGAAGCGATGACAACTGTTCCACCCATTCCCCAAACAAAAAACGCTAAGCCAATCACAATAAGTGCACTGTAAAACATCCCTTTAACTGCCGGCATTCGAAAGATAACCAGGAAAATAAACGGTGCAATTATGGCACTTAATGCTACGAGTAAATGCACTTTTAAGCCCCCCTATTTTGATTCAACCAAAAAAGCGTTTTCATTTCACCTTAAAAGTTAGGTCTTATGGTTTTCTGGTCATCTGATGAGTTGGTGTTATTTTATAGCGGATTTAAATTATTGTCAATAGCAATCAATAGTTTCAAAAGTTAATTTGTAAAAAAGCACCACATTTCCTGCGGAGCAAGACGTTTTGTTGAAGGTTGCTTAAGGGACTTGGGGCAGTTTCATTGTCATGTCCCTAGAAAACTTGTTTGAAAACGCATGAGATAATAATATCGCATTTCTTTCTATCATCCTGAGAAAACAATTTGTCAACTTGAGGTTGCAATTCTGTCATACAAGGGATTTATCAAGGGTTATATAATTGTAACAATCATCTAAAAATAATCATGTTATAATTATAACAAACAAACGGTTAGTGAAGGAGACATCTTCATGAGTGACAATAATAATTCTGATAATCCTATGGGCCTTGGAATCGCAATCGGTCTTTCATTGGGCGTTGCATTTGGTGTGGCGTTTGATAATCTCGCTATAGGAATTGCGATTGGTGTTGCACTGGGAGCAGGTCTTGGTTCTTTATGGAACGCTAAGTAACTAATGAAAAATTTATCAGTGCTGTCAAATAGAAGTTGCTGACTTGGAGAAGGAGAAT
Protein-coding regions in this window:
- a CDS encoding FadR/GntR family transcriptional regulator, which translates into the protein MEVKPIKIRKTYEEISDSLINMLKSGELSPGDKLASVEQLAKSYNVSRSAVREALSGLRAIGLVETRQGEGTYITEFDASQFSLPVSTALLLKREDIKELSEVRKILEVGSAGQAAINHREEDLIPMKEALQKMYDAKGKGELGEKADLEFHFAIVNATHNKMLINLMSSVSDIVVESMRETRRLVLYSSEKRASLFEEHQRIFEAITSRNFGDAQNAMSEHLINVDRLLAEYID
- a CDS encoding L-lactate permease — encoded protein: MHLLVALSAIIAPFIFLVIFRMPAVKGMFYSALIVIGLAFFVWGMGGTVVIASILQGLHKALTILLILFGAVVLLNTLRHTGAVDRINRGFRNISSDMRVQVIIVAFLFGALIEGAAGFGTPAVVTGPLMVALGFNPMAAAALALIADSSPVSFGAVGTPVQIGLSNIPGADLAFFNEIGLKITLIDLFAGTFIPLILVAILTLFFGKKKELSSTLSMAPWALLIGIAYTGSSLLYAALFGQEFVSILAALTGLAVATLTARKGFFLPKITWNEALQSDFKESEEKSSMGLIKAWSPYLVVVGLLLITRIIDPIKEFTLTYVDLTWSNILGIEGITSGWEVLYSPGTVLVVAAVFAILIQRKSFSNFAKASKESLGQIKSAGMALFSTLALVQVFTNTGMNMDDLVSMPQYIAESLAATFGSRWLFVAPFLGELGSFITGSATVSTLTFSPIQYNVANEVGMNTQIILGLQVIGSAAGNMICVHNVVAASTVVGLSGKEGDIIRKTLLPALIYGILAGVGGFIIMQFF